In Haloplanus rubicundus, one DNA window encodes the following:
- a CDS encoding lipoyl domain-containing protein: MSEGDRVAVVADAPDDVDEEEGVVVNWFAKPGRRVSAGESICEVQVEKVSIDVPAPVDGELVEIVRDEDDEFTIGDTLAWIQPEG; encoded by the coding sequence ATGAGCGAGGGTGACCGCGTGGCTGTCGTCGCCGACGCGCCCGACGACGTCGACGAGGAGGAGGGCGTCGTCGTCAACTGGTTCGCGAAGCCGGGGCGGCGCGTCTCCGCCGGTGAAAGCATCTGCGAGGTGCAGGTGGAGAAGGTGAGTATCGACGTGCCCGCGCCCGTCGACGGCGAACTCGTCGAAATCGTCCGCGACGAGGACGACGAGTTCACCATCGGCGACACGCTGGCGTGGATCCAGCCGGAGGGGTGA
- a CDS encoding enolase C-terminal domain-like protein — protein sequence MRISEIEIDEFDYRVERTGTVGGNWVYDPDSTLEPPGFVLTVRTADGTEGHYRGFAFTPPSIAQVKMVAEEHLLGRDPLERRGIWQDCWRALRHTDHFGLGAVDVALWDLAGNHHDASVSTLLGGYRDSLPTYASTMFVDDNGGLDGPEAFADYAEDCLDHGYDGFKFHGHPDVRPDVDVAICEALADRVGSEMALMIDSSSLYRTYADALQVGRALDDLDFFWYEDPMHDGGVSERTTKNLAATLDTPMLGLEHVRTGPYGAVDSLASESTDLVRASAHMDGGITGALKTAEAAEAFGTDVELLLGGPAHMHLMSALRNSSFFEHGLLNPESTWILNQGFEGEPESIDDDGRMAVPDGPGLGVDIDWAFVERRRTGHTLID from the coding sequence ATGCGCATCAGCGAAATCGAGATCGACGAGTTCGACTACCGCGTCGAGCGAACGGGCACCGTCGGTGGCAACTGGGTGTACGACCCCGATTCGACGCTCGAACCGCCGGGGTTCGTCCTCACCGTCCGCACCGCCGACGGGACCGAAGGTCACTACCGCGGTTTCGCGTTCACGCCGCCGAGTATCGCACAGGTGAAGATGGTCGCCGAGGAGCACCTGCTCGGCCGCGACCCCCTCGAACGGCGGGGCATCTGGCAGGACTGCTGGCGCGCGCTCAGACACACCGACCACTTCGGCCTCGGCGCCGTCGACGTGGCGCTCTGGGATCTCGCCGGCAACCACCACGACGCTAGCGTCTCGACCCTCCTCGGTGGGTACCGCGACAGCCTCCCCACCTACGCCTCGACGATGTTCGTCGACGACAATGGCGGCCTCGACGGCCCCGAAGCCTTCGCCGACTACGCCGAGGACTGTCTGGACCACGGCTACGACGGCTTCAAGTTCCACGGCCACCCCGACGTGCGTCCGGACGTGGACGTCGCCATCTGCGAGGCCCTCGCCGACCGCGTCGGTTCGGAGATGGCGCTGATGATCGACAGTTCCAGCCTCTATCGCACCTACGCGGACGCGCTGCAGGTCGGCCGCGCGCTCGACGACCTCGACTTCTTCTGGTACGAGGACCCGATGCACGACGGCGGCGTGAGCGAACGGACGACGAAGAATCTCGCCGCGACGCTCGATACGCCGATGCTCGGCCTCGAACACGTCCGGACCGGGCCGTACGGCGCCGTCGACAGTCTCGCCAGCGAGTCCACCGACCTCGTCCGCGCCAGCGCCCACATGGACGGCGGGATCACGGGCGCGCTCAAGACAGCCGAGGCCGCCGAGGCGTTCGGCACCGACGTGGAACTCCTGCTCGGCGGCCCGGCACACATGCATCTCATGAGCGCGCTTCGCAACTCGAGCTTCTTCGAGCACGGCCTTCTCAACCCCGAGAGTACGTGGATTCTGAATCAGGGATTCGAGGGCGAACCGGAATCGATCGACGACGACGGACGGATGGCCGTCCCCGACGGCCCGGGGTTGGGCGTCGACATCGACTGGGCGTTCGTCGAGCGCCGACGCACCGGACACACCCTGATCGACTAA
- a CDS encoding helix-turn-helix domain-containing protein, whose amino-acid sequence MGTGIRAELRVDADGTCPVATAAADAGTSTLSVSRGVDPDGTGTVTEEFMLDETATDTPNVDEGLQSVFTYGSKTVYRFTRSRGQGCPCECVEQFGCPVVDIHARDGMLSLVFHAADMAQLRDIITTLREEFPQVDIQRLLRSRGEHPDNDLVFVDRGRLTERQREVLETAHRMGYFERPKGANAGEVADALDISRSTFAEHLAAAQTKLLDAILEGDSGA is encoded by the coding sequence ATGGGAACGGGGATTCGCGCGGAGCTACGGGTCGACGCCGACGGAACCTGTCCCGTGGCGACGGCCGCGGCGGACGCCGGAACGTCCACCCTCTCCGTCTCCAGAGGCGTCGATCCCGACGGAACGGGCACGGTCACCGAGGAGTTCATGCTCGACGAGACGGCGACCGACACGCCGAACGTCGACGAGGGGCTGCAGTCGGTGTTCACCTACGGCTCGAAAACCGTCTATCGCTTCACACGCAGCCGGGGACAGGGCTGTCCCTGCGAGTGCGTCGAGCAGTTCGGCTGCCCCGTCGTCGACATCCACGCGCGCGACGGGATGTTGTCTCTGGTCTTTCACGCGGCCGATATGGCCCAGCTACGCGATATCATCACGACGCTCCGGGAGGAGTTCCCACAGGTCGACATCCAGCGGCTGCTCCGGTCTCGGGGCGAGCACCCCGACAACGACCTCGTGTTCGTCGACCGCGGACGACTCACCGAGCGACAGCGGGAGGTACTGGAGACGGCCCACCGGATGGGGTATTTCGAGCGCCCGAAGGGAGCGAACGCGGGGGAGGTTGCCGACGCACTCGACATCTCGCGGTCGACGTTCGCGGAGCATCTGGCGGCCGCACAGACGAAGCTGCTCGATGCGATTCTGGAGGGCGATAGTGGCGCGTGA
- a CDS encoding winged helix-turn-helix domain-containing protein, producing MAIATPPRVERSPDETTVADADEVQAILYALQDDGCRAVLDATGEASMSANELADACDLPLSTTYRKLDTLTETGLLAERTRLCPDGKHTSEYVRAVDEILVDADAGFELTVTRRDPTDRDVR from the coding sequence ATGGCTATCGCCACTCCACCCCGCGTCGAACGCTCACCCGACGAAACGACAGTCGCCGACGCCGACGAGGTGCAGGCGATTCTGTACGCGCTCCAGGACGACGGCTGCCGGGCCGTTCTCGATGCGACCGGCGAGGCGTCGATGTCCGCGAACGAACTCGCCGATGCCTGCGACCTGCCGCTGTCGACGACGTACCGCAAACTCGACACGCTCACCGAAACCGGACTGCTCGCCGAACGGACCCGGCTCTGCCCCGACGGCAAACACACCAGCGAGTACGTGCGTGCGGTCGACGAGATACTCGTCGACGCCGACGCCGGCTTCGAACTCACCGTCACCCGACGGGACCCCACCGACCGCGACGTACGCTGA
- a CDS encoding rubrerythrin-like domain-containing protein: MPTPSDPAPCNQDEQLYECLECGKRLCSAASPTACPGCGGVLQNLSRPRPE; the protein is encoded by the coding sequence ATGCCAACGCCATCCGACCCCGCCCCGTGTAACCAGGACGAACAGCTCTACGAATGTCTGGAGTGTGGGAAACGCCTCTGTAGCGCGGCGTCGCCCACTGCGTGTCCCGGCTGCGGCGGCGTCCTGCAGAACCTCAGCCGTCCGCGCCCCGAGTAG
- a CDS encoding thiamine pyrophosphate-dependent dehydrogenase E1 component subunit alpha, with amino-acid sequence MYADMVTARYYEERLQEEYLEGKQPKFDISAGPIPGELHLAAGQEAAAVGVCHHLRDDDVVTAPHRPHHVAIAKGVDLNRMTAEIFGRETGLGRGKGGHMHLFDPDVNFACSGIIAQGCPPAAGAGLAAKKRNTDSVAVAYLGEGAVDQGGFLESLNFAAVHDLPVVFVVEDNDWAISMPQERVTDVEFASKRADGFEMAGVHVDRDDAVAVYEAAAEAVGRARDGNGPTVLSVQVHRRMGHFMGDPQSYRSDEDQEAAMDRDSIERMAAHLRDHGVDDEAMAEIREDAHARVDDAIAWAKDQPKPDAESAYEDVFTNPPSGVTDTEPEFDLAETGGEGE; translated from the coding sequence ATGTACGCCGACATGGTGACGGCGCGGTACTACGAGGAGCGCCTGCAGGAGGAGTATCTGGAGGGTAAACAACCGAAATTCGACATCTCGGCCGGCCCGATTCCCGGCGAACTCCACCTCGCCGCGGGACAGGAGGCGGCCGCCGTCGGCGTCTGTCACCACCTGCGCGACGACGACGTGGTAACGGCCCCGCACCGCCCTCACCACGTCGCCATCGCGAAAGGTGTCGACCTGAATCGGATGACGGCGGAGATATTCGGCCGCGAGACGGGGCTCGGACGGGGGAAGGGCGGTCACATGCACCTGTTCGACCCCGACGTGAACTTCGCGTGTAGCGGCATCATCGCGCAGGGCTGTCCGCCCGCGGCGGGCGCCGGCCTCGCGGCGAAAAAGCGCAACACCGACAGCGTCGCCGTCGCCTACCTCGGCGAGGGCGCCGTGGACCAGGGTGGGTTCCTCGAATCCCTGAACTTCGCCGCCGTCCACGACCTGCCCGTCGTGTTCGTCGTCGAGGACAACGACTGGGCGATCAGCATGCCTCAAGAGCGCGTGACCGACGTGGAGTTCGCCTCGAAGCGCGCCGACGGCTTCGAGATGGCGGGGGTCCACGTCGACCGCGACGACGCCGTCGCCGTCTACGAGGCGGCCGCCGAGGCAGTCGGCCGCGCCCGCGACGGCAACGGTCCCACCGTCCTCTCCGTGCAGGTCCACCGCCGGATGGGACATTTCATGGGCGACCCGCAGAGCTACCGCTCCGACGAGGATCAGGAAGCGGCGATGGACCGCGACTCCATCGAGCGCATGGCGGCCCACCTCCGGGACCACGGCGTCGACGACGAGGCGATGGCCGAGATTCGCGAGGACGCCCACGCCCGCGTCGACGACGCCATCGCGTGGGCGAAAGACCAGCCGAAACCCGACGCCGAGAGCGCCTACGAGGACGTCTTCACCAATCCCCCCTCGGGCGTGACCGACACGGAACCGGAGTTCGACCTCGCGGAGACGGGGGGTGAGGGGGAATGA
- a CDS encoding 2-oxo acid dehydrogenase subunit E2, with protein sequence MGDQPAPRTLREERRPSPMRRTIADRLGKSYREAVHVTVSREVDAGALVAAADAAGVSLVDVLVRALSDALDAHPAFNATFEDGTHRIYEEHNVGIAVAIEDGLVAPVVADVRGRDPNDIAAERERLSEAVRSGDYAMADLRGGTFTVSNLGPLGVDGFTPIINPPEVAILGVSRVRKRARPAGVERRSTESRPEADDGVAFRETLPLDLSFDHRVVDGADAARFLGTLAERIEDAEASV encoded by the coding sequence GTGGGGGACCAGCCCGCCCCGCGGACCCTCCGCGAGGAGCGTCGGCCGAGTCCGATGCGGCGGACCATCGCGGACCGGCTGGGGAAGAGCTACCGCGAGGCCGTCCACGTGACCGTCAGCCGCGAGGTGGACGCCGGGGCGCTGGTCGCGGCCGCCGACGCCGCGGGCGTCTCGCTCGTCGACGTCCTCGTTCGCGCGCTCTCGGACGCCCTCGACGCCCACCCGGCATTCAACGCCACGTTCGAGGACGGCACCCACCGGATCTACGAGGAGCACAACGTCGGCATCGCCGTCGCCATCGAGGACGGACTGGTCGCGCCGGTCGTCGCCGACGTGCGGGGGCGCGATCCGAACGACATCGCCGCCGAGCGCGAGCGCCTGTCCGAGGCCGTCCGATCGGGCGACTACGCGATGGCCGACCTCCGTGGGGGGACGTTCACCGTCTCGAATCTCGGTCCCCTCGGCGTCGACGGGTTCACGCCGATCATCAACCCGCCGGAGGTTGCCATCCTCGGCGTGAGCCGGGTTCGGAAGCGAGCACGACCGGCGGGCGTGGAACGACGTTCCACGGAGAGTCGGCCGGAGGCCGACGACGGCGTGGCGTTCCGCGAGACGCTCCCCCTCGATCTGAGCTTCGATCACCGGGTCGTCGACGGCGCCGACGCCGCCCGCTTCCTCGGGACGCTGGCGGAACGGATCGAAGACGCCGAGGCGTCCGTCTAG
- a CDS encoding sodium:calcium antiporter, whose protein sequence is MTLATGVWYAAVVAGSAAVVWKGSGLLDRASERLAGHYGLPPIVRGAIVAAVGSSMPELSSTVLATLLHGQFDLGVGAIVGSAVFNILVIPAASALSRGRELEASRTLVYKEAQFYMLAVSVLLLTFAFAVIYDPAGNGRLVGTMTRPLAFVPVALYGLYVFIQYQDLSEYDGEPVESVAVGRRWLELCVGLVLIVVAVEGLVRAAIGLGDLLDTPSFVWGLVVVAAGTSLPDLFVSLRAASEGPDGGVTSLANVLGSNTFDLLVAVPAGVLIVGTTTVDFAAAVPMMACLTVATLVLFTLLRTDLSLTDREAYVLLAAYVAFVGWVALETVGAVGLLPVA, encoded by the coding sequence ATGACCCTCGCCACCGGGGTGTGGTACGCCGCCGTCGTCGCCGGATCGGCGGCCGTCGTCTGGAAGGGAAGCGGCCTCCTCGACCGCGCGAGCGAGCGGCTGGCGGGACATTACGGGTTGCCGCCCATCGTCCGCGGGGCCATCGTCGCCGCCGTCGGATCGAGCATGCCCGAACTGTCGAGTACCGTCCTCGCGACGCTCCTGCACGGTCAGTTCGACCTCGGCGTCGGCGCCATCGTCGGCTCGGCCGTCTTCAACATCCTCGTGATTCCGGCCGCGAGCGCCCTCTCCCGCGGGCGCGAACTCGAAGCGAGCCGGACGCTCGTCTACAAGGAAGCGCAGTTCTACATGCTCGCGGTGTCGGTCCTCCTGTTGACCTTCGCCTTCGCCGTCATCTACGATCCGGCGGGGAACGGGCGACTCGTCGGGACGATGACGCGGCCGCTCGCGTTCGTCCCCGTCGCCCTCTACGGCCTCTACGTCTTCATCCAGTATCAGGACCTCTCGGAGTACGACGGCGAACCGGTCGAGTCGGTCGCGGTCGGGCGACGGTGGCTGGAACTGTGCGTCGGACTCGTCCTCATCGTCGTCGCCGTCGAGGGGCTGGTCCGGGCGGCCATCGGCCTCGGCGACCTGCTCGATACGCCCAGCTTCGTCTGGGGGCTCGTCGTCGTCGCCGCGGGGACGAGCCTCCCCGACCTGTTCGTGAGCCTCCGGGCCGCGTCGGAAGGGCCGGATGGCGGGGTGACGAGCCTCGCCAACGTCCTCGGGAGCAACACGTTCGACCTGCTCGTGGCCGTCCCCGCAGGCGTGTTGATCGTCGGGACGACGACCGTCGACTTCGCCGCCGCCGTTCCGATGATGGCCTGTCTGACCGTCGCGACGCTCGTCCTGTTCACCTTGCTCCGGACCGACCTGTCGCTCACCGACCGGGAGGCCTACGTCTTGCTCGCGGCCTACGTCGCCTTCGTCGGCTGGGTCGCGCTCGAAACCGTCGGCGCGGTGGGGCTACTCCCCGTCGCCTGA
- a CDS encoding DUF7560 family zinc ribbon protein — MSGGGNLRFHCPDCGEDMSVNEPMRDALLDHGCVVCGTTVSASAFAPE, encoded by the coding sequence ATGAGTGGCGGCGGCAACCTCAGGTTCCACTGTCCCGACTGTGGCGAGGACATGTCGGTAAACGAGCCGATGCGAGACGCCTTACTCGACCACGGCTGTGTCGTCTGTGGGACCACGGTGTCGGCGAGTGCGTTCGCCCCCGAGTGA
- a CDS encoding ZIP family metal transporter — MVVAGVIQLFGGDPVVNGFIGGVVIAALNLLGASLVFVWRDPSERALDGALGFAAGVMLAAAFTSLIIPGIETYSNGNPIPVLLGVGLGALFLDRSDILIPHAHYLVTGRRRADAAAPGESLPIDDERLAGVVLFVLAITLHNMPEGLAVGVGFGSGDLGTAIPLMLAIGIQNVPEGLAVSVAAINAGLDRRAYAVFAGIRSGVVEIPLAVLGAYAVGTVSALLPYAMGFAAGAMLFVISDEIVPETHTRGHERVATLGTMLGVIVMLYLDISLG; from the coding sequence GTGGTAGTCGCCGGTGTCATCCAGCTGTTCGGGGGGGACCCCGTCGTCAACGGCTTCATCGGCGGCGTCGTCATCGCGGCGCTCAACCTGCTGGGGGCGTCGCTCGTCTTCGTCTGGCGCGACCCCTCGGAGCGCGCGCTCGACGGGGCGCTCGGCTTCGCCGCCGGCGTCATGCTCGCGGCTGCCTTCACCAGCCTCATAATCCCCGGTATCGAGACGTACTCGAACGGCAATCCCATTCCCGTCCTGCTGGGCGTGGGACTCGGCGCGCTCTTTCTGGATCGCTCGGACATCCTGATCCCACACGCTCACTACCTCGTCACCGGGCGCCGACGAGCCGACGCCGCGGCGCCGGGGGAGAGCCTCCCCATCGACGACGAACGACTCGCGGGCGTCGTGCTGTTCGTCCTCGCCATCACCCTCCACAACATGCCGGAGGGACTCGCGGTCGGCGTTGGATTCGGGAGCGGTGACCTCGGGACGGCCATCCCGCTGATGCTCGCCATCGGCATCCAGAACGTGCCGGAGGGGTTGGCCGTCTCGGTGGCGGCGATCAACGCCGGCCTCGACCGTCGCGCCTACGCCGTGTTCGCCGGGATTCGGTCGGGCGTCGTCGAGATTCCGCTCGCGGTGCTCGGGGCGTACGCCGTCGGAACGGTGTCCGCGCTCCTGCCGTACGCGATGGGTTTCGCCGCGGGCGCGATGCTCTTCGTCATCAGCGACGAAATCGTTCCCGAGACGCATACGCGGGGCCACGAGCGCGTCGCGACGCTGGGGACGATGCTCGGCGTGATCGTGATGCTGTATCTCGACATCTCACTGGGGTGA
- a CDS encoding globin-coupled sensor protein, which translates to MQDFAAAFGQGGLNEHLSVDDLMTECGLDEAEIEWRKEFVGFDERDAERLSDLEGVFRAHADDVADDFYDNLTSYEETVEVIDRSEKTVDQLKRTQSAYLISLAAGDYGMDYFRNRARIGKLHDLLEMPMKQYIGQYGVYYDLLVPLLLDRMEERLADRLLAETDADEAAVERAIGGTRDETEGELLATLRAINLDMQVVADTYIHSYSRKLEETVEDRERLMADVEADLAAPIGELRDSVEQVAERTTSIDERTDDQVESMSEVAGEVSNMSATVEEIASTADEVAATSERAAALATEGQEAATESIAAMERVNEASRDVASDVDALESRIDEIDDVVEVINDIADQTNLLALNASIEAARAGESGDGFAVVADEVKSLAGESQRHASDIEEMVGDIKAETAETVDSLEATTEEIDRGMARIESAMSKLEDIVDAVQDASRGIREVSEATDDGAASTEEVASMIDGLVDQAERVSAEVERVAEINGTQTAKIRDIDEAVQRLGAD; encoded by the coding sequence ATGCAGGATTTCGCGGCCGCGTTCGGGCAGGGCGGGCTGAACGAGCACCTGTCCGTCGACGACCTCATGACGGAGTGTGGACTGGACGAGGCGGAAATCGAGTGGCGAAAGGAGTTCGTCGGCTTCGACGAGCGCGACGCCGAGCGACTGTCGGATCTGGAGGGCGTGTTCCGCGCGCACGCCGACGACGTCGCCGACGACTTCTACGACAACCTGACGAGCTACGAGGAGACGGTCGAGGTGATCGACCGCTCGGAGAAGACCGTCGACCAGTTGAAGCGGACGCAGTCGGCCTATCTGATCTCGCTGGCTGCCGGCGACTACGGAATGGACTATTTCCGCAACCGCGCCCGGATCGGGAAGCTCCACGACCTGCTGGAGATGCCGATGAAACAGTACATCGGCCAGTACGGCGTCTACTACGACCTCCTCGTCCCACTCTTGCTGGATCGGATGGAGGAGCGGCTGGCCGACCGGCTGCTGGCGGAGACAGACGCCGACGAGGCGGCCGTCGAGCGGGCCATCGGCGGGACGCGTGACGAGACGGAAGGGGAGTTACTCGCGACCCTCAGAGCCATCAACCTCGACATGCAGGTGGTCGCGGACACCTACATCCACTCGTACAGCCGGAAACTCGAGGAGACGGTCGAGGACCGCGAGCGGCTCATGGCCGACGTCGAGGCGGACCTGGCCGCACCGATCGGGGAGCTACGCGATTCGGTGGAACAGGTGGCGGAGCGCACGACGTCCATCGACGAGCGGACCGACGACCAGGTCGAGTCGATGTCGGAGGTGGCCGGCGAAGTGTCGAACATGAGCGCGACGGTCGAGGAGATCGCGTCGACGGCGGACGAGGTGGCGGCCACGAGCGAGCGCGCGGCGGCCCTGGCTACCGAGGGACAGGAGGCGGCGACGGAGTCCATCGCGGCGATGGAACGGGTGAACGAAGCCTCACGGGACGTGGCGAGCGACGTCGACGCGCTCGAGAGCCGGATCGACGAAATCGACGACGTGGTCGAGGTGATCAACGACATCGCGGATCAGACGAACCTGCTGGCGCTGAACGCGTCCATCGAGGCGGCGCGGGCGGGCGAGAGCGGCGACGGCTTCGCCGTCGTCGCCGACGAGGTGAAGAGCCTCGCCGGCGAGTCACAGCGCCACGCGAGCGACATCGAGGAGATGGTGGGTGACATCAAAGCGGAGACGGCCGAAACTGTCGACAGTCTCGAGGCGACGACCGAAGAGATCGATCGTGGGATGGCACGGATCGAGTCGGCGATGTCGAAACTGGAGGACATCGTCGACGCCGTACAGGACGCCTCGCGCGGCATTCGAGAGGTGTCGGAGGCGACGGACGACGGGGCGGCGTCGACCGAGGAAGTCGCGAGCATGATCGACGGTCTCGTCGACCAGGCCGAACGCGTCTCGGCCGAGGTCGAACGGGTCGCGGAGATCAACGGCACACAGACGGCCAAGATCCGCGACATCGACGAGGCGGTACAGCGCCTCGGCGCCGACTGA
- a CDS encoding alpha-ketoacid dehydrogenase subunit beta, giving the protein MTVDRELTMSRAVVEAIGTEMRENDEVFYMGEDVADYGGIFDSTQGLLEEFGYDRIMDVPISETAYLGAAVGAAQQGMRPIAELMFVDFFGVAMDQIYNQMAKNTYMSGGSVSVPMVLTTAVGGTYSDAAQHSQTLYGTFAHLPGMKVVVPSTAYDAKGLMHNAIRDDDPVVYMYHKRLMGLGWLPSPTGPKTPVPEAEYTIPFGRADVKREGADATVVTLGLHVHRALDAAATLAEEGIDCEVIDLRTLVPLDRETVIESVEKTGRLVVVDEDYRSFGLTGEIVSSVAEEALDALEAVERVAMPDVPIPYARELETEVMPAAADIEAAVRNVQ; this is encoded by the coding sequence ATGACCGTCGACCGCGAACTGACGATGAGTCGCGCCGTCGTCGAGGCCATCGGGACCGAGATGCGCGAGAACGACGAGGTGTTCTACATGGGCGAGGACGTGGCCGACTACGGCGGCATCTTCGACAGCACCCAGGGGCTCTTGGAGGAGTTCGGCTACGACCGCATCATGGACGTGCCGATCAGCGAGACGGCTTACCTCGGTGCGGCCGTCGGCGCCGCCCAGCAAGGAATGCGCCCCATCGCGGAACTGATGTTCGTCGACTTCTTCGGCGTCGCGATGGATCAGATCTACAACCAGATGGCGAAGAACACCTACATGAGCGGGGGGTCGGTGAGCGTGCCGATGGTCCTGACCACCGCCGTGGGCGGCACCTACAGCGACGCCGCCCAGCACTCCCAGACCCTCTACGGCACCTTCGCGCACCTGCCGGGGATGAAGGTGGTCGTCCCCTCGACGGCCTACGACGCCAAGGGGCTGATGCACAACGCCATCCGCGACGACGACCCGGTGGTCTACATGTACCACAAGCGCCTGATGGGGCTGGGCTGGTTGCCCTCCCCGACGGGGCCGAAGACGCCCGTCCCCGAGGCGGAGTACACCATCCCCTTCGGCCGGGCGGACGTGAAACGCGAGGGCGCCGACGCCACGGTGGTCACCCTCGGCCTGCACGTCCACCGCGCCCTCGACGCGGCGGCGACGCTGGCCGAGGAAGGCATCGATTGCGAGGTGATCGACCTGCGGACGCTCGTGCCGCTGGACCGCGAGACGGTGATCGAGAGCGTCGAGAAGACCGGCCGCCTCGTCGTCGTCGACGAGGACTACCGCTCCTTTGGCCTGACGGGCGAAATCGTCTCCAGCGTCGCCGAGGAGGCGCTCGACGCCCTGGAGGCGGTCGAACGCGTGGCGATGCCCGACGTGCCCATCCCCTACGCCCGCGAACTGGAGACCGAAGTGATGCCCGCCGCGGCCGACATCGAAGCCGCGGTCCGGAACGTCCAATGA
- a CDS encoding pyridoxamine 5'-phosphate oxidase family protein produces the protein MTVEQQTAMTDAETDALLGRRETGVLSLARDDEPYAIPISYGYDASERQFVMRLVSTPGGEKERFLTDSPRVRFVVYEEDGPTYRSVIANGRLELLPRSALTPSHVERFGAAKRPLFEMWDRAKDELDVRLYELDPDELSGRRIDVDDSSD, from the coding sequence ATGACCGTCGAGCAACAGACCGCGATGACGGACGCCGAAACCGACGCGCTCCTCGGCCGCCGCGAAACCGGCGTGCTCTCGCTCGCTCGCGACGACGAACCGTACGCGATCCCGATTTCGTACGGCTACGACGCGTCCGAACGGCAGTTCGTCATGCGGCTGGTGTCGACGCCCGGGGGGGAGAAGGAGCGATTCCTCACCGACTCGCCACGGGTCCGGTTCGTCGTGTACGAGGAAGACGGACCGACCTACCGGAGCGTGATCGCGAACGGTCGGCTCGAACTCCTCCCGCGGTCGGCGCTCACGCCGAGCCACGTCGAACGGTTCGGCGCGGCCAAGCGCCCGCTCTTCGAGATGTGGGACCGGGCGAAAGACGAACTCGACGTTCGGCTCTACGAACTCGACCCCGACGAACTGAGCGGGCGTCGGATCGACGTGGACGATAGTAGCGACTGA
- a CDS encoding universal stress protein — protein sequence MFDKLLFPTDGSDGATAVFDHVLDVAEAHDATVHVLNVADTTRDSVTQIRGQVVDALEQSGAETVREAATRGRDRGVPIVTEVLQGEPYRTIVDYAETYDIDLVVMPTHGRRGLQRFLLGSTTERVVRRSEVPVLTIRPDDDVTVRYPYRTVLIPTDGSDPANAALDVGFGVADAAGAAVHLLSVVDVTSLGVDVRADIQVDALEESANEIVETAAERASAVGIDPTTAVEFGGSIPRVIRTYVADHDVDLVVVGTHGRTGFDRYVLGSVAEALVRTAPVPVLTARGPVSE from the coding sequence ATGTTCGACAAGCTGCTCTTTCCCACCGACGGGAGCGACGGGGCGACCGCCGTCTTCGATCACGTTCTCGACGTGGCCGAGGCCCACGACGCGACGGTTCACGTCCTCAACGTGGCGGACACGACCCGTGATAGCGTCACGCAGATTCGGGGCCAGGTCGTCGACGCCCTCGAACAGAGTGGCGCCGAGACGGTCCGGGAGGCGGCGACCCGGGGACGCGACCGGGGCGTCCCCATCGTCACCGAGGTGTTACAGGGGGAGCCGTACCGCACCATCGTCGACTACGCCGAGACGTACGATATCGACCTCGTGGTCATGCCGACCCACGGGCGGCGTGGTCTCCAGCGCTTCCTTCTCGGGAGCACGACCGAACGGGTCGTCAGGCGATCGGAGGTGCCCGTGTTGACGATCCGCCCGGACGACGACGTGACCGTCCGGTATCCGTACCGGACGGTTCTGATCCCGACCGACGGAAGCGACCCCGCGAACGCGGCCCTCGATGTCGGCTTCGGCGTGGCGGACGCTGCCGGGGCCGCCGTCCACCTGCTCTCGGTCGTCGACGTGACGAGCCTCGGCGTCGACGTGCGCGCGGACATTCAGGTGGATGCGCTCGAAGAGAGCGCCAACGAAATCGTCGAGACGGCCGCGGAACGGGCGAGTGCGGTCGGGATCGATCCCACCACCGCCGTCGAGTTCGGCGGGTCGATCCCTCGCGTGATCCGGACGTACGTCGCCGACCACGACGTCGACCTCGTGGTCGTCGGCACGCACGGGCGGACGGGGTTCGACCGGTACGTTCTCGGGAGCGTCGCGGAGGCGCTCGTCCGGACGGCGCCGGTGCCGGTGCTGACGGCCCGCGGCCCGGTGTCGGAGTGA